One Paracidovorax avenae ATCC 19860 genomic region harbors:
- a CDS encoding peptidase U32 family protein codes for MSLLPHQLELLSPARDADIGIEAVNHGADAVYIGGPAFGARASAGNELRDLERLIRHAHRFHSRIFVTLNTILRDDELEGARRMAWQVYEAGADALIIQDMGLLEIDLPPIQLHASTQTDIRTPEKARFLQDAGLSQIVLARELTVQEIAAIRAATDPERCTIEFFIHGALCVAYSGQCYISHAHTGRSANRGDCSQACRLPYQVTDDAGRFIAHDKHVLSMKDNNQSANLRPLIDAGVRSFKIEGRYKDMAYVKNVTAHYRRLLDEIIEERETSAAPLARSSSGQTRFTFTPDPNQNFNREFTDYFVNGRKEDIGAFDTPKNPGQAIGWVTQVGPNWVELETHAPDTVLHNGDGLCYWDLQKELVGVAINRAEAAPGKSRNHWRVFPKDPMEGFRDLRRGTEINRNRDMDWVRTLEKKSSERRIGLWAHFTDTDSGFALTLTDEDGFTGTAEVAHAHEPATDAARAEGALREQIGRFGATIFHAHDIAIAMRQPWFVPASVLNPLRRDAVAALEAARSGGLQRLPRARPVEPPAPFPEDTLTYLANVFNQKAHDFYMKHGVKVIDAAYESQEEDGEVSLMITKHCVRFSMSLCPKQAKGVIGVKGTIKAEPLHLINGKEKLTLRFDCKPCEMHVVGRIKKSVQNQQAREAQAVPMQFYRTRPVPGAPH; via the coding sequence ATGTCCCTCCTGCCCCACCAGCTCGAACTGCTCTCCCCCGCCCGCGACGCCGACATCGGCATCGAGGCGGTCAACCATGGCGCGGATGCCGTCTATATCGGCGGACCGGCCTTCGGCGCGCGGGCCAGCGCGGGCAACGAACTGCGCGACCTGGAGCGGCTCATCCGCCATGCGCACCGCTTCCACAGCCGCATCTTCGTCACGCTCAACACCATCCTGCGCGACGACGAGCTCGAAGGCGCCCGCCGCATGGCCTGGCAGGTGTACGAGGCCGGCGCCGATGCGCTCATCATCCAGGACATGGGCCTGCTGGAAATCGACCTGCCCCCCATCCAGCTACACGCGAGCACCCAGACGGACATCCGCACGCCCGAGAAGGCGCGCTTCCTGCAGGACGCCGGGCTGTCGCAGATCGTGCTGGCGCGGGAGCTCACGGTGCAGGAGATCGCGGCCATCCGCGCGGCGACCGACCCGGAGCGCTGCACGATCGAGTTCTTCATCCACGGCGCGCTCTGCGTGGCCTACAGCGGCCAGTGCTACATCAGCCACGCGCACACCGGCCGCAGCGCCAACCGCGGCGACTGCAGCCAGGCCTGCCGCCTGCCCTACCAGGTGACGGACGACGCCGGCCGCTTCATCGCGCACGACAAGCACGTTCTCTCGATGAAGGACAACAACCAGTCGGCCAACCTGCGCCCCCTCATCGACGCAGGGGTGCGCAGCTTCAAGATCGAAGGGCGCTACAAGGACATGGCCTACGTGAAGAACGTCACGGCCCACTACCGCCGGCTGCTGGACGAGATCATCGAGGAGCGCGAGACCTCCGCCGCCCCCCTGGCGCGCTCCTCCAGCGGCCAGACGCGCTTCACCTTCACGCCCGACCCGAACCAGAACTTCAACCGCGAGTTCACCGACTATTTCGTGAACGGCCGCAAGGAAGACATCGGCGCCTTCGACACGCCCAAGAACCCCGGCCAGGCGATCGGCTGGGTCACGCAGGTGGGCCCGAACTGGGTCGAACTGGAAACCCACGCGCCCGACACGGTGCTGCACAACGGCGACGGCCTGTGCTACTGGGACCTGCAGAAGGAGCTCGTGGGCGTGGCGATCAACCGCGCCGAGGCGGCACCCGGCAAGTCACGCAACCACTGGCGCGTGTTCCCGAAGGACCCGATGGAGGGTTTCAGGGACCTGCGCCGCGGCACCGAGATCAACCGCAACCGCGACATGGACTGGGTGCGCACGCTCGAGAAGAAATCCAGCGAGCGGCGCATCGGCCTGTGGGCGCATTTCACCGATACCGATTCCGGCTTCGCCCTCACGCTGACCGACGAGGACGGCTTCACCGGCACCGCCGAGGTGGCGCATGCGCACGAGCCGGCCACCGACGCGGCGCGCGCGGAGGGCGCCCTGCGCGAGCAGATCGGCCGCTTCGGCGCCACGATCTTCCACGCGCACGACATCGCCATCGCGATGCGGCAGCCGTGGTTCGTGCCCGCCTCCGTGCTGAATCCGCTGCGCCGCGATGCCGTGGCCGCCCTGGAGGCGGCGCGTTCCGGGGGCCTGCAGCGCCTGCCCCGCGCGCGCCCCGTGGAGCCGCCGGCGCCCTTCCCCGAGGACACCCTCACCTACCTGGCCAACGTTTTCAACCAGAAGGCGCACGACTTCTACATGAAGCACGGCGTGAAGGTGATCGACGCGGCCTACGAGAGCCAGGAAGAGGACGGCGAGGTGAGCCTGATGATCACCAAGCACTGCGTGCGCTTTTCCATGAGCCTGTGTCCCAAGCAGGCCAAGGGCGTGATCGGGGTCAAGGGCACCATCAAGGCCGAGCCCCTGCACCTGATCAACGGCAAGGAAAAACTCACCCTGCGCTTCGACTGCAAGCCCTGCGAGATGCACGTGGTGGGCCGGATCAAGAAATCGGTGCAGAACCAGCAGGCGCGCGAGGCGCAGGCGGTGCCGATGCAGTTCTACCGCACGCGGCCGGTGCCCGGCGCGCCGCACTGA
- the xopV gene encoding XopV/AopV family type III secretion system effector yields MRLSPLRSGSLPPTASLHGAPADGGLAAPGSEPAATPLRRSLSSPHLSPLSARDREAGIRREAALAARFGSCQPARGKAKTGADGQVTYRSPIQKQELEPAQHGYRRVRINPTRVLIAEHQGLETSTFFIRHQADLEAVRRVDRPADAAGMGAGPLQDLLRLDDLRAHRVQYKWDISANGSLVIGEVLVGAPEEVRERVAAGLRKKAEDASRAPAAMQEKKQKKEKKEKDAAGNPEPDPRQFMLGHVTLVGGALVAAPWQATRGLPQAHISGMLYARPDGTLCIDNDSGRFSEYEDRVPAHLQSVADMFARLGLPVAVDWKPKAPIPLARPVPRAQG; encoded by the coding sequence ATGCGCCTTTCACCTCTCCGGTCCGGTTCTCTTCCACCCACTGCATCGCTGCACGGCGCCCCTGCGGACGGCGGGCTCGCGGCGCCAGGCTCCGAGCCCGCCGCCACGCCCTTGCGGCGCTCGCTGTCGTCGCCGCACCTGTCTCCGCTGTCGGCGCGTGATCGAGAGGCCGGGATACGCCGCGAGGCCGCTCTGGCGGCCCGGTTCGGCAGCTGCCAGCCCGCGCGGGGGAAGGCAAAAACCGGTGCGGATGGCCAGGTGACCTACCGCAGCCCGATACAGAAGCAGGAACTCGAACCGGCGCAGCACGGCTATCGCCGGGTGCGGATCAATCCGACGCGGGTGCTCATCGCCGAGCACCAGGGCCTTGAAACCAGCACATTCTTCATCCGCCACCAGGCCGACCTGGAGGCGGTGCGGCGCGTCGACAGGCCGGCGGATGCAGCAGGCATGGGCGCGGGCCCCCTGCAGGATCTGCTGCGCCTGGATGACCTGCGTGCCCACCGGGTGCAGTACAAGTGGGACATCTCGGCCAACGGCTCGCTCGTCATCGGCGAGGTGCTGGTCGGCGCCCCCGAGGAGGTGCGCGAGCGTGTCGCAGCCGGTCTCCGCAAGAAGGCCGAGGATGCCTCGCGGGCGCCGGCGGCCATGCAGGAGAAAAAACAGAAGAAGGAAAAGAAGGAGAAGGACGCCGCCGGGAATCCGGAGCCCGATCCGCGCCAGTTCATGCTGGGCCACGTGACGCTGGTGGGAGGCGCGCTCGTCGCGGCGCCATGGCAGGCCACGCGCGGCCTGCCGCAGGCGCATATCAGCGGGATGCTGTATGCCCGCCCGGACGGCACGCTGTGCATCGACAACGATTCCGGCCGCTTCAGCGAATACGAAGACCGCGTGCCCGCGCACCTGCAATCGGTGGCGGACATGTTCGCGCGGCTCGGCCTGCCCGTGGCCGTGGATTGGAAGCCGAAGGCACCCATCCCCCTGGCCCGTCCGGTGCCGCGCGCCCAGGGGTGA
- a CDS encoding branched-chain amino acid ABC transporter substrate-binding protein, whose translation MPSVFRFLPSLPRAAAAAAVLSAFAAAPAGAQDVQTVKIGHAGPVSGGIAHIGKDTENGVRMAVDDLNAQNLVIGGKKIRFEIAAEDDAGDPRQATAIAQKFCDLKVAGVVGHLQSGTSIPASSLYDKCGLPNITAAATNPDLTKPGYKTTFRLIANDSALGAALAIYAADHLKLKTVAVIDDRTAYGQGVAQVFKATALQKGLKVVAEEFTNDKATDFMAILTSIKPKKPDAIFYGGLDAQAGPMLRQMEQLGMGDVKFFGGDALCTEKLPDLSAKSAALKNVTCATGGASVAKMQGGAEWKKRYDAKFPGQFQIYSPYAYDAAMVLVDAMKRADSVDPKVYTPFIAKTQYKGVTANVSFTPKGELTAPAVTLYHYPANARVALN comes from the coding sequence GTGCCTTCCGTTTTCCGCTTCCTCCCCTCGCTGCCCCGTGCCGCGGCCGCCGCCGCCGTGCTGTCCGCTTTCGCCGCCGCGCCCGCGGGCGCGCAGGACGTGCAGACCGTCAAGATCGGCCATGCCGGCCCCGTCTCCGGCGGCATCGCGCACATCGGCAAGGACACCGAAAACGGCGTGCGCATGGCGGTGGACGACCTCAACGCGCAGAACCTCGTCATCGGCGGCAAGAAGATCCGCTTCGAGATCGCGGCGGAAGACGATGCCGGCGACCCGCGCCAGGCCACGGCCATCGCACAGAAGTTCTGTGACCTGAAGGTGGCGGGCGTGGTCGGCCACCTGCAGTCGGGTACCTCCATCCCGGCGTCCTCGCTCTACGACAAGTGCGGCCTGCCGAACATCACGGCCGCCGCCACCAATCCCGACCTGACCAAGCCGGGCTACAAGACCACGTTCCGCCTGATCGCCAACGACAGCGCCCTGGGCGCCGCCCTGGCCATCTACGCGGCCGACCACCTCAAGCTCAAGACCGTCGCCGTCATCGACGACCGCACGGCCTACGGCCAGGGAGTGGCCCAGGTGTTCAAGGCCACGGCGCTGCAGAAGGGCCTGAAGGTGGTGGCCGAGGAGTTCACCAACGACAAGGCCACCGACTTCATGGCCATCCTGACCTCCATCAAGCCGAAGAAGCCCGATGCGATCTTCTATGGCGGCCTCGACGCCCAGGCCGGCCCGATGCTGCGCCAGATGGAGCAGTTGGGCATGGGCGACGTGAAGTTCTTCGGCGGCGACGCGCTCTGCACCGAGAAGCTGCCCGACCTGTCCGCCAAGTCGGCGGCACTCAAGAACGTGACCTGTGCCACGGGCGGCGCATCCGTCGCGAAGATGCAGGGCGGCGCGGAGTGGAAGAAGCGCTACGACGCCAAGTTCCCCGGCCAGTTCCAGATCTACAGCCCCTACGCCTACGACGCCGCCATGGTGCTGGTGGACGCCATGAAGCGCGCCGACTCGGTGGATCCGAAGGTCTATACCCCCTTCATCGCCAAGACACAGTACAAGGGCGTGACCGCCAACGTGTCCTTCACGCCCAAGGGTGAGCTGACGGCGCCTGCCGTGACGCTCTACCACTATCCGGCCAACGCGCGCGTCGCGCTGAACTGA
- the tadA gene encoding tRNA adenosine(34) deaminase TadA, whose amino-acid sequence MGPLAGPGPAPGGVDRHADEDWMRVALQEAAEAAARGEIPVGAVVVRGGELVARGSNAPIAGHDPTAHAEIVALRAAAGRLGNYRLDGCTLYVTLEPCAMCSGAMLHARLDRVVYGAPDAKTGAAGSVVDLFAQPALNHHTRIEGGVLAQECGALLSGFFQSRREARRAQARAAHPLRDDALRTPDARFAGLPDWPWTPRYISDLPALAGLRMHYLDEGPIDAPRTWLCLHGAGSWSYLFRHMLPVWLAAGDRVVVPDLIGFGRSDKPKKEAAHTLPWHHRTLAELVARLDLRRTVLVAHGEGGLPGMALPAASPDALPDAGDRFAGLLAVNAWLPPGDGVPLPPGLAAWRKALVARQAAVLRPGAAPGLDAAAAAACEAPFPDAGYRAALRAGLHWLPAAPDAGAAAIVRVGRAFWSGPGRRSAVAVGARDAAWGAAALAEARAAVPWPTGGGEPWIWPDAGHLLPERHGPELARRAVEYFHT is encoded by the coding sequence ATGGGCCCGTTAGCAGGCCCGGGCCCCGCCCCCGGCGGGGTGGACCGGCACGCCGACGAGGACTGGATGCGGGTCGCGCTGCAGGAAGCGGCAGAGGCCGCCGCGCGCGGCGAGATTCCCGTGGGCGCGGTGGTGGTCCGCGGCGGCGAACTGGTAGCGCGGGGCAGCAATGCGCCCATCGCCGGCCACGATCCCACGGCACATGCGGAGATCGTGGCGCTGCGGGCCGCGGCCGGGCGCCTGGGCAACTACCGGCTCGACGGCTGCACGCTGTACGTGACGCTGGAACCCTGTGCCATGTGCAGCGGCGCCATGCTGCACGCCCGGCTGGACCGGGTGGTGTACGGCGCCCCCGACGCCAAGACCGGCGCGGCGGGTTCGGTGGTGGACCTGTTCGCGCAGCCGGCATTGAACCACCATACGCGCATCGAGGGCGGCGTTCTGGCGCAGGAGTGCGGCGCGCTGCTGAGCGGCTTCTTCCAGTCGCGGCGCGAGGCCCGGCGGGCCCAGGCGCGCGCCGCCCATCCCCTGCGGGACGACGCGCTGCGCACGCCGGACGCGCGCTTTGCCGGCCTGCCGGACTGGCCCTGGACCCCGCGCTACATCAGCGACCTGCCGGCCCTGGCGGGCCTGCGCATGCACTACCTGGACGAGGGGCCGATCGATGCGCCCCGCACCTGGCTGTGCCTGCACGGCGCCGGCAGCTGGAGCTACCTGTTCCGGCACATGCTGCCGGTCTGGCTGGCTGCCGGCGACCGCGTGGTCGTGCCCGACCTGATCGGATTCGGCCGCAGCGACAAGCCCAAGAAGGAAGCCGCGCACACGCTGCCCTGGCACCACCGCACGCTGGCCGAACTGGTGGCGCGGCTCGACCTGCGCCGCACCGTGCTGGTCGCGCACGGGGAGGGCGGCCTGCCCGGCATGGCTTTGCCGGCAGCATCGCCCGACGCGCTCCCGGATGCCGGCGACCGGTTCGCCGGGTTGCTGGCGGTCAATGCCTGGCTTCCCCCTGGCGACGGTGTGCCGCTGCCGCCGGGCCTGGCCGCCTGGCGCAAGGCCCTGGTCGCACGGCAGGCGGCGGTGCTGCGCCCCGGCGCCGCGCCGGGCCTGGATGCCGCGGCCGCAGCGGCCTGCGAGGCGCCTTTTCCCGATGCGGGCTACCGTGCCGCCCTGCGCGCGGGCCTCCACTGGCTGCCCGCCGCGCCGGATGCCGGGGCGGCCGCCATCGTGCGTGTCGGCCGCGCCTTCTGGTCCGGGCCGGGGCGCCGCAGCGCGGTCGCGGTGGGCGCGCGCGATGCGGCCTGGGGCGCCGCGGCCCTGGCGGAAGCGCGCGCGGCCGTGCCCTGGCCAACGGGAGGAGGGGAGCCATGGATCTGGCCCGATGCCGGCCACCTGCTGCCGGAGCGCCACGGCCCGGAACTGGCGCGCCGTGCTGTGGAATACTTCCACACATGA
- a CDS encoding LD-carboxypeptidase, with the protein MPEHDHDHSHCGHDHGPRHIYIYSPAGAVRDKAAFKRGVARLQAMGHEVEVDADALAVHTRFAGDDATRLAAIHRAAASGADVALISRGGYGLTRILDGIRYKAVAKAVERGTQFVGLSDFTAFQAALLAKTGAMTWAGPALVGDLGCEGEPDDIMLACLDDLLTGHGEGAGWRMHNEKPAADGTPAVKDCYIRNATLWGGNLAMLCSLVGTPYLPQVKGGILFVEDVSEHPYRVERMLTQLLHAGILAQQKAVVLGQFTGYQLAPHDKGFKLQTVVDWLRTRIKAPVLTNLPFGHVPTKVLLPVGTPVSLSVEGRDALIYWGHAASH; encoded by the coding sequence TTGCCTGAACACGATCACGACCATTCGCATTGCGGCCACGACCATGGCCCGCGCCACATCTACATCTACTCGCCGGCCGGTGCCGTGCGCGACAAGGCCGCATTCAAGCGCGGCGTCGCCCGCCTGCAGGCCATGGGGCACGAGGTGGAGGTGGATGCGGATGCGCTGGCCGTCCATACCCGGTTCGCGGGTGACGACGCCACCCGCCTCGCTGCCATCCACCGCGCCGCCGCGAGCGGCGCCGACGTGGCGCTCATTTCGCGCGGGGGCTACGGGCTCACCCGCATCCTGGACGGCATCCGCTACAAGGCCGTGGCCAAGGCGGTGGAGCGGGGCACGCAGTTCGTCGGCCTGAGCGACTTCACCGCCTTCCAGGCCGCGCTGCTCGCGAAGACGGGCGCCATGACCTGGGCCGGTCCGGCACTGGTCGGCGACCTGGGCTGCGAAGGCGAGCCCGACGACATCATGCTGGCCTGCCTGGACGACCTGCTCACCGGCCATGGCGAGGGCGCGGGATGGCGCATGCACAACGAGAAACCCGCCGCCGACGGAACGCCCGCGGTGAAGGACTGCTACATCCGCAACGCCACGCTCTGGGGCGGCAACCTCGCCATGCTCTGCTCGCTGGTGGGCACGCCCTACCTGCCCCAGGTCAAGGGCGGGATCCTGTTCGTGGAAGACGTGAGCGAGCATCCGTACCGTGTCGAGCGCATGCTCACGCAACTGCTGCATGCCGGCATCCTCGCGCAGCAGAAGGCCGTCGTGCTCGGCCAGTTCACCGGCTACCAGCTCGCGCCGCACGACAAGGGCTTCAAGCTGCAGACCGTGGTGGACTGGCTGCGCACCCGCATCAAGGCGCCCGTGCTCACCAACCTGCCGTTCGGCCACGTGCCCACCAAGGTGCTGCTGCCGGTGGGCACGCCGGTATCCCTCTCCGTGGAGGGGCGCGACGCCCTGATCTACTGGGGCCACGCGGCCAGCCACTGA
- a CDS encoding adenylate/guanylate cyclase domain-containing protein, translating to MRTVRHTVVFSDIVGTTALFEAQGNTLATTAVTGLTEWMAAALGRHGGRVVKTLGDGVLAVFGEPASAVTAVADMARRHHERPGKPDGAMDLRVGMAYGELVEVDGDTYGDAVNIASRLCERAGAREILADAATVELAGSVDGAGYVRMGALELRGRAEPLLVYQVDWRVGEEHGPLTLRAGLASELAPIQQPNTWIELAWSGSIRTFGAADSPLHVGRGSQAPVRVADPRVSRVHARIEWRGGTVVFTDLSSYGSWVRFDGSETVVALRRSACLLHGSGQIALGVPFGRTDTPTLGFGVTDTELPETWDTLPPY from the coding sequence ATGAGAACCGTCCGGCACACCGTCGTGTTTTCCGACATCGTCGGCACCACGGCGCTGTTCGAGGCGCAGGGCAACACCCTGGCCACCACGGCGGTCACGGGGCTCACCGAATGGATGGCGGCCGCGCTCGGCCGCCATGGCGGCCGGGTCGTGAAAACGCTGGGCGACGGCGTGCTGGCCGTTTTCGGTGAACCGGCCTCCGCCGTCACCGCGGTGGCGGACATGGCCCGGCGCCACCACGAGCGGCCCGGCAAGCCGGACGGCGCGATGGACCTGCGCGTCGGCATGGCCTATGGCGAACTGGTGGAAGTGGACGGGGACACCTATGGCGATGCGGTGAACATCGCCTCCCGGCTGTGCGAGCGCGCCGGTGCCCGCGAGATCCTCGCCGATGCCGCCACTGTGGAGCTGGCGGGCAGCGTGGACGGCGCGGGCTATGTGCGCATGGGCGCGCTGGAACTGCGCGGCCGGGCCGAGCCGCTGCTGGTGTACCAGGTGGACTGGCGCGTGGGCGAGGAGCACGGTCCGCTGACCTTGCGCGCCGGCCTGGCGAGCGAACTGGCGCCGATCCAGCAGCCCAACACCTGGATCGAGCTGGCCTGGTCCGGTTCCATCCGCACTTTCGGCGCGGCGGACAGCCCGCTGCACGTGGGCCGGGGCTCGCAGGCGCCGGTCCGGGTCGCCGATCCGCGCGTGTCGCGCGTGCATGCACGCATCGAATGGCGCGGCGGCACCGTGGTGTTCACCGACCTCAGCAGCTACGGCAGCTGGGTGCGGTTCGACGGCAGCGAAACCGTCGTGGCGCTGCGCCGCTCCGCCTGCCTGCTGCATGGCAGCGGGCAGATCGCGCTGGGCGTGCCCTTCGGCCGCACGGACACGCCCACCCTCGGGTTCGGCGTCACCGACACCGAACTGCCGGAAACCTGGGACACGCTTCCTCCGTACTGA
- a CDS encoding penicillin acylase family protein yields MRWGAVAAVALTLLGGAVVACYVQSRFPALDGRLSAPGLVEPVEVRRDPSDVTHIHAASAQDAWFAMGYVHAQERAWQLEFNRRLMHGQLSELFGPAALDTDRLMRALDIMGTARRQYAGLPAPAKEALQAYARGIGSFHRSGRALPPEFLLLGVPPLDGKDGRDAWTPEDSVGWALMMALDMGGNWGQEFTRLSLAQSLDTDRLWQLLPPYPGEPPATRVDLAALYRGMGIYRGAGQGAAAAATPPGTSAAASTAMPGMVAALAGDGTRQWLEWSRALVSDAGTNEGKGSNNWVVAGSRTASGKPLLANDPHLGLSAPAIWYYAALHAPEGRAADGARIPPLEVVGATLPGLPFVVLGRTAGVAWGFTNTSPDVQDLYIERIDPENPHRYRTPDGWAAFTERQETIRVKGQPDVAVTLRATRHGPVLSDVVESHGRVLDLHRAVLALRWSALDADNRTVLAGLRLNHARNVEELFDALSDYHSPMQNVVAADTAGRIAFKAVGRVPVRAPGNDLNGVAPAPGWDARYDWQGWLPYAETPQDDGAARGWIATANQRITPEGYPHFLTQDWALPYRHDRIAQQLEAAGKIDMAGMQRLQGDVVSLATRRLLPYLQRALAGHPHPLAGAAAAQLQGFDGAMRADRAAPLVFAAWVDELARGTIGARLGAERFAATYGRRDYRAGLEGILERNDAWWCQPAGCERQSADALGRALDRLAALQGPDPARWQWGRAHPALSVHRPFGSVPALARFFDVQVPSPGDAYTVNVGQYDLGKKDGPFVNRHAASLRAVYDLSDLEASRFIYQTGQSGLVFSPRYRDMRWEWVEGGYRALQLRPSRWPHMLKLLP; encoded by the coding sequence ATGCGTTGGGGCGCCGTGGCGGCGGTAGCGCTCACGTTGCTGGGCGGCGCAGTGGTGGCGTGTTATGTGCAGAGCCGCTTCCCGGCGCTCGATGGCCGGCTCTCCGCGCCCGGGCTCGTGGAGCCTGTAGAGGTCCGGCGCGACCCCTCCGACGTCACCCACATCCATGCCGCCTCCGCGCAGGACGCCTGGTTCGCCATGGGCTACGTGCATGCGCAGGAGCGCGCCTGGCAGCTGGAGTTCAACCGCCGCCTCATGCACGGGCAGCTGTCCGAACTGTTCGGCCCCGCCGCGCTGGACACCGACAGGCTGATGCGCGCGCTGGACATCATGGGCACCGCACGCCGCCAGTACGCCGGCCTGCCGGCCCCGGCGAAGGAGGCGCTGCAGGCCTATGCCCGTGGCATCGGCAGCTTCCACCGCAGCGGGCGGGCGCTGCCGCCGGAATTCCTGCTGCTGGGCGTACCGCCCCTGGACGGAAAGGATGGCCGCGACGCCTGGACCCCCGAGGACAGCGTGGGCTGGGCACTGATGATGGCGCTGGACATGGGCGGCAACTGGGGCCAGGAGTTCACGCGCCTCTCGCTCGCCCAGTCGCTGGACACCGACCGCCTGTGGCAGCTGCTGCCCCCGTATCCCGGCGAGCCGCCGGCCACCCGCGTGGACCTGGCGGCGCTCTACCGGGGCATGGGCATCTACCGCGGCGCAGGGCAGGGCGCTGCCGCCGCGGCCACGCCCCCGGGCACATCCGCGGCGGCCTCCACCGCCATGCCCGGCATGGTGGCGGCCCTGGCGGGCGACGGTACGCGGCAATGGCTGGAATGGTCGCGCGCGCTGGTGAGCGATGCGGGCACCAACGAAGGCAAGGGCAGCAACAACTGGGTGGTGGCCGGCTCGCGCACCGCCAGCGGCAAGCCGCTGCTGGCCAACGATCCCCACCTGGGCCTCTCGGCACCCGCCATCTGGTACTACGCTGCCCTGCATGCGCCGGAAGGCCGCGCCGCCGACGGCGCGCGCATCCCTCCCCTGGAAGTGGTGGGCGCAACCCTGCCGGGCCTGCCCTTCGTGGTGCTGGGCCGCACCGCGGGCGTGGCCTGGGGCTTCACCAACACCAGCCCCGACGTGCAGGACCTCTACATCGAACGGATCGATCCGGAAAACCCGCACCGCTACCGCACGCCCGACGGCTGGGCGGCATTCACGGAGCGCCAGGAGACCATCCGCGTCAAGGGCCAGCCCGACGTGGCGGTCACGCTGCGCGCCACCCGGCACGGCCCGGTGCTGAGCGACGTGGTCGAATCCCATGGCCGCGTGCTGGACCTGCATCGCGCCGTGCTCGCACTGCGCTGGAGCGCCCTGGATGCCGACAACCGCACCGTGCTGGCCGGCTTGCGCCTGAACCATGCGCGCAACGTGGAAGAGCTTTTCGATGCCCTGTCGGACTACCACTCGCCCATGCAGAACGTCGTGGCCGCCGACACCGCGGGCCGCATCGCCTTCAAGGCCGTCGGGCGCGTGCCCGTGCGCGCCCCAGGCAACGACCTGAACGGCGTGGCGCCGGCCCCTGGCTGGGACGCGCGCTACGACTGGCAGGGCTGGCTGCCCTATGCCGAGACGCCGCAGGACGACGGCGCGGCCCGGGGCTGGATCGCCACCGCCAATCAGCGCATCACGCCCGAGGGCTATCCGCATTTCCTGACCCAGGACTGGGCGCTGCCCTACCGGCACGACCGCATCGCGCAGCAACTCGAAGCCGCCGGCAAGATCGACATGGCCGGCATGCAGCGCCTGCAGGGCGATGTCGTCTCCCTCGCCACCCGCCGCCTGCTGCCCTACCTGCAGCGCGCGCTGGCGGGGCATCCGCATCCTCTGGCCGGCGCTGCGGCCGCGCAACTGCAGGGATTCGACGGCGCCATGCGCGCCGACCGGGCCGCCCCGCTGGTCTTCGCCGCCTGGGTGGACGAACTGGCCCGCGGCACCATCGGCGCGCGCCTCGGCGCCGAGCGCTTCGCCGCCACCTATGGCAGGCGCGACTACCGAGCGGGCCTGGAAGGCATCCTCGAGCGCAACGACGCGTGGTGGTGCCAGCCTGCCGGCTGCGAAAGGCAGTCCGCCGACGCCCTGGGCCGCGCGCTGGACCGGCTGGCCGCGCTGCAGGGGCCCGACCCCGCCCGCTGGCAGTGGGGCCGCGCCCACCCGGCCCTGAGCGTGCACCGGCCTTTCGGCAGCGTGCCGGCGCTGGCGCGGTTCTTCGACGTGCAGGTGCCGTCACCCGGCGATGCCTATACGGTCAATGTCGGGCAGTACGACCTCGGCAAGAAGGACGGGCCCTTCGTGAACCGGCATGCCGCGTCGCTGCGGGCAGTCTATGACCTGTCGGACCTGGAGGCCTCGCGCTTCATTTACCAGACGGGGCAGAGCGGGCTGGTGTTTTCGCCGCGGTATCGGGATATGCGGTGGGAATGGGTGGAGGGGGGGTATCGGGCGTTGCAGTTGCGGCCGTCCCGCTGGCCGCACATGCTGAAGCTGCTGCCTTGA